In Prunus dulcis chromosome 1, ALMONDv2, whole genome shotgun sequence, the following are encoded in one genomic region:
- the LOC117625971 gene encoding 2-(3-amino-3-carboxypropyl)histidine synthase subunit 1-like has translation MDLSQTKKPHAPPKRFVRSQIPDSILHDAALNAAVALLPSNYNFEVHKCVWRVRSTHASRVALQLPEGLLMYSLVLSDILSTFGGASQCFVLGDATYGACCIDDLAAKALDADLLIHFGHSCLVPLHVTTIPCLYVFVEISIDVSRLIETVHLSIQNPHSKTLVLAGTIQFASAIRAAKPELEARGFKVLNPQSKPLSAGEVLGCTAPKIARNICRNSNQEEEDKESIVVFVADGRFHLEAIMIANPELKAFRYDPYLGKLFLEEYDQKGMRESRKSAILKAKEASNWGVVLGTLGRQGNPRILQRLEKKMREKGFAYTVVLMSEISPPRIALFEDSVDAWIQIACPRLSIDWGDAFKKPLLNPFEADIALGLIPGWWDKTKKNDVGCCGCANGNGAAAGEEEAVVGDYPMDYYALDGGEWNSSYVNKPSRPLRRDCASATAANIE, from the exons ATGGATCTCAGCCAG ACGAAGAAGCCACACGCGCCACCAAAGCGCTTCGTGAGGAGCCAAATCCCGGACTCAATCCTACACGACGCGGCTCTTAACGCCGCAGTAGCGCTGCTTCCCTCCAACTACAACTTCGAAGTCCACAAGTGCGTCTGGCGTGTCCGCTCCACCCATGCCTCGCGCGTGGCCCTCCAACTCCCCGAGGGCCTCCTCATGTATTCTCTGGTGCTCTCTGACATCCTCTCTACCTTCGGTGGCGCCTCCCAGTGCTTTGTTCTTGGCGACGCGACCTACGGAGCGTGCTGCATAGATGACCTAGCCGCCAAAGCCCTTGACGCTGACCTCCTCATACACTTTGGCCACAGCTGCCTCGTCCCCCTCCACGTCACCACAATCCCCTGCCTCTATGTCTTTGTTGAAATATCCATTGACGTCTCCCGATTAATCGAGACTGTCCATCTCAGCATCCAAAACCCTCACTCAAAAACCCTTGTCCTCGCCGGGACCATCCAATTCGCCTCTGCAATCCGAGCCGCCAAACCCGAGCTCGAAGCCCGTGGTTTCAAGGTCCTCAACCCACAGTCAAAACCGTTGTCCGCCGGTGAGGTTTTGGGCTGTACAGCCCCCAAAATCGCACGCAATATATGCAGAAACAGCAAccaggaggaggaggataaGGAGAGCATCGTGGTTTTTGTGGCGGACGGGCGGTTTCATTTGGAAGCGATTATGATAGCGAATCCAGAGCTTAAGGCTTTTCGGTACGACCCCTATTTGGGGAAGCTGTTTCTGGAGGAATATGATCAAAAGGGAATGAGGGAGTCGAGGAAGAGCGCAATTTTGAAGGCAAAGGAGGCCTCAAATTGGGGTGTGGTGTTGGGGACTTTAGGAAGGCAAGGCAATCCCAGGATTCTACAGAGgctggagaagaagatgagggaGAAAGGGTTTGCTTATACAGTGGTTTTGATGTCGGAGATTAGTCCTCCGAGAATTGCTCTGTTTGAGGATTCAGTGGATGCTTGGATTCAGATTGCTTGTCCCCGCTTGTCCATTGATTGGGGAGATGCGTTTAAGAAGCCGCTGTTGAATCCGTTTGAGGCTGACATTGCTCTTGGTTTGATTCCTGGTTGGTGGGACAAGACTAAAAAGAATGATGTGGGTTGCTGTGGTTGTGCTAATGGAAATGGGGCCGCGGCTGGAGAGGAAGAAGCTGTTGTTGGGGATTATCCCATGGACTACTATGCTTTGGATGGTGGAGAGTGGAATTCATCTTATGTCAACAAGCCTTCCCGCCCGCTTAGGAGGGATTGTGCATCGGCTACTGCTGCTAACATTGAATAG
- the LOC117625986 gene encoding Golgi apparatus membrane protein-like protein ECHIDNA gives MDLSQPQGENYANPKTCFFHVLFKAGALAFYILSALFFDNFVIIFVVTVLLAALDFWVVKNVSGRILVGLRWWNEINDLGESVWKFECLDQESLARMNKKDSWLFWWTLYLTAVAWIVLGIFSLIKFQADYLLVVGVCLTLSIANIVGFTKCRKDAKKQIQQFASQTIASRFSSTIQSAFSVV, from the exons ATGGATCTCAGCCAG CCACAAGGGGAAAACTATGCTAACCCAAAGACATGCTTCTTCCATGTTCTTTTCAAG GCTGGGGCGTTGGCTTTTTACATACTTTCTGCCCTCTTCTTTGATAACTTTGTCATCATTTTTGTTGTGACTGTTCTTCTTGCTGCTCTTGATTTCTGGGTAGTTAAGAATGTGAGTGGACGCATTTTAGTTGGTTTGAGGTGGTGGAATGAAATAAATGATCTTGGTGAGAGCGTGTGGAAATTTGAGTGCCTTGACCAAGAG TCATTGGCTCGGATGAACAAAAAAGATTCATGGCTCTTCTGGTGGACACTTTACCTCACG GCTGTTGCATGGATTGTGCTTGGAATATTTTCTCTAATAAAGTTTCAGGCAGATTATCTCCTTGTTGTAGGAGTTTGTTTGACCCTCAGCATTGCAAATATTGTTGGCTTTACCAAATGCCGCAAAG ATGCGAAAAAGCAGATCCAACAGTTTGCCTCCCAGACCATTGCCTCCCGGTTCTCATCAACGATTCAATCAGCATTCAGTGTTGTGTGA